In the Quercus lobata isolate SW786 chromosome 5, ValleyOak3.0 Primary Assembly, whole genome shotgun sequence genome, one interval contains:
- the LOC115991106 gene encoding uncharacterized protein LOC115991106 — MAWFLWNNRNASHVLTLWKPLPPSRYKTNVDGAVFKERGQCGIGVVVRNDKGQIMGALSKTLPYPLGALDAEAKATEIGIIFSWELGLREIILEGDFQIVMNAIASHDPGPIQIQQLVTSIKSWVPKFRAWKTSFTRREGNKAAHLKAKHAKLISECTIWVEDTPPIIMSQVLNDVTDLGFSPV, encoded by the exons ATGGCTTGGTTCCTTTGGAATAATCGAAATGCA TCCCACGTCCTTACTCTTTGGAAACCCCTTCCACCAAGTCGGTACAAGACAAATGTTGATGGGGCTGTTTTCAAGGAACGGGGTCAGTGTGGGATTGGAGTGGTGGTTCGGAATGATAAAGGCCAAATAATGGGAGCTCTTAGCAAAACACTCCCATACCCATTAGGAGCTCTAGATGCTGAAGCCAAAGCTACTGAGATTGGCATAATTTTCTCCTGGGAGTTGGGCCTTAGGGAGATTATTCTTGAAGGGGATTTCCAAATTGTTATGAATGCCATTGCCAGCCATGATCCGGGCCCTATTCAAATCCAGCAACTTGTTACTAGTATAAAATCTTGGGTGCCAAAGTTTAGAGCTTGGAAGACATCCTTCACGCGCAGAGAAGGGAACAAGGCAGCTCACCTCAAGGCTAAACATGCCAAACTGATTTCTGAATGTACTATTTGGGTGGAAGATACTCCCCCTATAATTATGTCTCAAGTCCTTAATGATGTAACTGATTTGGGTTTCAGCCCAGTTTAA